One window of Hyphomicrobiales bacterium genomic DNA carries:
- a CDS encoding glucose 1-dehydrogenase has translation MSSNSESASNNLVGKIAIVTGGGRDIGRACAMKLAANGAAVAINYHSSSDGADSAVSEITAAGGKAFAMQGDMTSQADVDALIAKTAETFGDQIDMLVHVTGGLVARKTLAEMDVDHWDYVMALNATSFMRTAKAVVPHMKNGGSIVGFASQAGRDGGGPGASAYAASKGAVMTFTRGLAKELGPNIRVNSICPGMIDTDFHNTFTKPEVRSHVANVTPLKREGTPEDVANLTVYLASDEASFITGANIDINGGMLFS, from the coding sequence ATGTCGTCTAATTCTGAATCAGCGTCTAATAATCTCGTTGGAAAAATTGCCATCGTTACAGGCGGAGGCAGAGATATTGGCCGCGCATGTGCAATGAAATTGGCAGCCAACGGCGCTGCAGTCGCAATCAATTATCATAGTTCATCAGACGGCGCAGACAGTGCTGTCAGCGAAATTACAGCAGCAGGTGGCAAAGCATTCGCGATGCAGGGCGACATGACATCCCAAGCTGATGTTGATGCACTGATTGCAAAAACGGCTGAAACATTCGGCGATCAAATTGATATGCTGGTGCATGTTACTGGCGGGCTGGTTGCTCGCAAAACATTAGCAGAGATGGATGTTGATCACTGGGACTATGTGATGGCTCTTAATGCGACATCATTTATGCGTACTGCCAAAGCGGTCGTACCTCATATGAAAAACGGTGGCTCTATCGTTGGTTTTGCAAGTCAAGCTGGGCGTGATGGTGGCGGACCTGGTGCGAGTGCATATGCAGCATCTAAGGGTGCTGTGATGACCTTTACGCGTGGGCTAGCCAAGGAGCTTGGCCCCAATATTCGAGTTAATTCTATATGCCCTGGCATGATTGATACAGATTTTCATAACACTTTCACGAAGCCCGAAGTGCGTTCGCATGTTGCCAATGTCACTCCGCTAAAACGTGAGGGTACGCCAGAAGACGTCGCAAATTTGACGGTTTATCTAGCATCGGACGAAGCATCTTTCATTACAGGCGCCAACATTGACATCAATGGGGGCATGCTGTTTTCCTGA
- a CDS encoding type III restriction-modification system endonuclease, which produces MSGFVFERNLPHQLAAVNGVMDALEGISVFRDTFSTQNPLLQFLDEQKNLRRSIVDLQKYGGWESLIKTDDISELIFDISMETGTGKTYAYTKTMFELHKQTGLHKFIIAVPRVAIKAGTVSFLKSDAARDHFRHDYGSEIKVHEVQSQQKSKSKKERLPQAIADFCRADSNLNKNAIHVLVINAGMINSKTMEKSFDVALFDEFGIPHEAIANTKPGLIIDEPHMFKRGNSTYKNLMRFKPQFTLRYGATFDDDLVNLVYQLNAIEAFNQDLVKGVTAHVEEFPEAQNTVLRLIELDGKEASFELIDAGNKSRHRLTSKASFESVHPEMQGLHIEAMNKSKTVLSNGMELKKGDRLNPYSYAETLQEKMIQNAISQHFENERELFLQSPRIKPLTLFFIDNIKSYREKNGALRMQFEAMVKAHVAHLINKEVNADYKAHLQSALKDLSALHGGYFSADNSGKDEKIEKETLEILHDKETLLDFNNPRRFIFSKWTLREGWDNPNVFTICKLRSSGSETSKLQEVGRGLRLPVTEYMTRDKSKSHSLHYFVDFTETDFVAKLVNEINEQGSATLNQDKLIDELITSILQHYNEYADDEALLEFLDDKGIINRKNEYKAGGFDQLRELFPAAFDTGLKKGKIKKSGSDKPKATIRKGKYEELKQLWEQINQKVVLEYQVKDESGFKALFQDYISNALDDFEATGSKTVTTKITVESNRVGQSKGISESKVLPFKLMTYKEFLQGLAIALSLNIHSLHEVFLLLKQNKKLEIDHYLSQSTIRKLKSGFNDYLMQNAYGKFQISYQKTSNKIHPTKFTTKDGTPHENIASNDVGTMFEDGLAPKDYLFDEIFYDGELELQNIKEEIDEIIVYSKIPKNSIRIPLVGGGTYSPDFAYVIKGRDGKSDINLVVETKGKNELDLSELEKKKIEHANSFFADLKHGTKVHFHRQLSSDKMLSIIKEVRG; this is translated from the coding sequence ATGTCCGGTTTTGTCTTTGAACGGAATTTGCCCCATCAACTAGCAGCCGTAAACGGTGTTATGGACGCGTTGGAAGGCATATCCGTTTTCCGTGATACATTCAGCACTCAAAACCCATTGTTGCAGTTTTTAGACGAACAAAAAAACTTGCGTCGAAGCATCGTTGATTTACAAAAATACGGTGGTTGGGAATCGCTCATAAAGACCGATGACATCAGTGAACTAATATTTGATATTTCCATGGAAACTGGCACGGGCAAAACATACGCCTATACCAAGACCATGTTTGAGCTTCACAAACAAACTGGCTTGCATAAGTTCATCATAGCAGTACCCCGTGTAGCAATTAAGGCTGGCACAGTAAGCTTTCTAAAATCCGATGCAGCAAGAGACCATTTCAGGCATGACTATGGTTCTGAAATTAAGGTGCATGAGGTGCAAAGTCAGCAAAAATCAAAATCCAAAAAAGAACGCCTTCCACAAGCCATCGCCGATTTTTGTCGTGCAGATAGCAACCTCAATAAAAACGCCATACATGTGCTGGTCATCAATGCAGGTATGATCAACTCGAAGACAATGGAGAAGTCTTTTGACGTGGCCTTATTTGATGAATTTGGCATACCTCATGAAGCGATTGCTAATACCAAACCTGGTTTGATCATTGATGAACCTCATATGTTTAAACGTGGTAATTCCACTTATAAAAACCTGATGCGTTTCAAGCCACAATTCACCCTGAGATATGGCGCTACCTTCGATGATGATTTGGTCAATCTTGTATATCAACTGAATGCCATAGAAGCCTTCAATCAGGACTTGGTTAAAGGTGTAACAGCGCATGTTGAAGAATTTCCGGAGGCACAAAATACTGTTTTGAGGTTGATTGAACTAGACGGGAAAGAAGCCAGCTTTGAGCTCATTGATGCAGGAAATAAAAGCCGACACCGTCTTACCAGCAAAGCAAGCTTTGAAAGCGTTCACCCTGAAATGCAGGGACTTCATATTGAGGCAATGAATAAATCAAAAACCGTTCTTTCCAACGGTATGGAATTGAAAAAAGGCGATAGACTGAACCCGTATTCCTATGCCGAAACCTTGCAGGAAAAAATGATCCAAAATGCAATCAGCCAGCATTTTGAAAATGAACGGGAATTGTTCTTGCAAAGCCCACGAATTAAACCCCTGACACTTTTCTTCATAGATAATATAAAAAGCTATCGTGAAAAAAATGGTGCGTTACGTATGCAATTTGAAGCGATGGTAAAGGCCCATGTTGCGCATCTTATCAACAAGGAAGTAAATGCTGATTACAAGGCCCATTTGCAATCAGCCTTGAAAGACCTTTCAGCCCTTCACGGCGGGTATTTTTCAGCAGATAACTCCGGTAAAGATGAGAAAATTGAAAAGGAAACCCTTGAGATACTTCATGACAAGGAAACCCTTTTGGATTTCAATAATCCACGACGTTTCATCTTTTCTAAATGGACATTACGTGAAGGCTGGGACAATCCAAATGTCTTCACAATCTGCAAATTAAGATCATCAGGCAGCGAAACATCAAAGCTGCAGGAAGTAGGTCGTGGCCTACGCTTGCCCGTCACAGAGTACATGACACGTGATAAATCCAAAAGCCACTCACTACACTATTTTGTAGACTTCACGGAGACAGATTTTGTTGCAAAACTGGTCAATGAAATCAATGAACAGGGAAGCGCTACGCTTAACCAAGACAAACTTATAGATGAACTAATTACCTCTATTTTGCAGCACTACAATGAGTACGCAGATGATGAAGCCTTGTTGGAATTTTTGGATGATAAGGGGATAATAAATAGAAAGAACGAATATAAAGCAGGCGGCTTTGACCAATTGCGCGAATTGTTTCCAGCAGCTTTTGATACAGGTTTGAAAAAAGGAAAAATTAAAAAATCGGGAAGCGATAAACCTAAAGCAACTATCCGCAAGGGTAAATATGAAGAGCTAAAACAGCTTTGGGAGCAAATCAACCAGAAGGTTGTGCTTGAATATCAAGTTAAGGATGAAAGCGGCTTCAAAGCACTTTTCCAAGACTATATTTCCAATGCGCTTGATGATTTTGAAGCAACTGGTTCAAAGACGGTCACTACTAAAATTACGGTTGAAAGCAATCGCGTAGGCCAATCAAAAGGTATTTCCGAAAGCAAAGTTCTACCCTTCAAACTCATGACTTACAAAGAGTTTTTGCAAGGCCTTGCAATTGCACTTTCACTAAACATTCATTCGCTTCATGAAGTCTTTTTATTGCTTAAGCAGAATAAGAAATTAGAAATAGACCATTACTTAAGCCAGTCAACCATTCGAAAGCTGAAGTCCGGCTTCAATGATTATCTGATGCAAAATGCCTATGGCAAATTTCAAATCAGTTACCAAAAAACCAGCAATAAAATTCATCCAACAAAGTTCACAACCAAAGATGGAACCCCGCATGAAAATATTGCCAGCAATGACGTTGGCACCATGTTTGAAGATGGACTTGCACCAAAAGATTACCTGTTTGATGAAATTTTTTATGATGGCGAATTGGAGCTACAAAACATCAAGGAAGAAATTGACGAAATAATCGTTTATTCCAAGATACCTAAAAATTCTATCAGGATACCGCTAGTAGGTGGTGGTACATATTCACCTGATTTTGCCTATGTAATTAAAGGACGTGATGGCAAATCTGATATCAACTTGGTCGTGGAAACCAAAGGTAAGAATGAACTCGATTTATCGGAGTTGGAAAAGAAAAAAATAGAACATGCCAATTCGTTTTTTGCTGATCTCAAACATGGAACAAAAGTGCATTTCCATCGCCAACTTAGTAGCGATAAGATGCTTTCTATTATCAAGGAAGTTAGAGGGTAA
- a CDS encoding TRAP transporter large permease, with product MGILLLLTVFITCVVIGTPVAFALGIAALSAFWFEGLPLFIAFQRVVAGINVYAFMAIPFFIFAGELMFHGGIAIRLVRFAEAAVGAVRGGLGIVNVLSSMLFGGISGSAVADISALGSILVPVMKDKGYDADYAVNVTVTSSIAGIIIPPSHNMIIYALAAGAGVAGSVSISQLFLAGVVPGVLMCLCLAVAAYVVAVKRGYRAEKFPGWSALVMSFLLATPGLLTAVIIVGGVLSGIFTVTESGAFGAMYALVVTVFAYRSLSWQGFKTAVVSSVRTTSMVMILIACAGAFAYMLTFYRVPDKTVELVTGITENPIMILLMINVVLLILGMIMDMAALILICTPIFLPVAHSLGMDPLQFGIMMLVNLGLGLCTPPVGTCLFVGCAVGKLPIEKAVKTIWPFYIAIFAALMLITFIPAISLTLPNLLEN from the coding sequence ATGGGGATTTTGCTTCTTTTAACCGTTTTCATTACCTGCGTTGTCATTGGCACGCCTGTTGCCTTCGCTTTGGGTATTGCTGCTCTTTCAGCGTTTTGGTTTGAAGGGCTACCTCTGTTTATCGCTTTTCAACGCGTTGTTGCTGGTATTAATGTTTATGCTTTCATGGCGATCCCGTTCTTCATTTTCGCGGGCGAGCTTATGTTCCATGGCGGTATCGCAATTCGGTTAGTGCGATTTGCTGAAGCAGCCGTTGGCGCTGTACGCGGCGGACTTGGCATTGTGAATGTTCTTTCCTCAATGTTGTTTGGCGGCATTTCTGGATCAGCTGTTGCTGACATTTCAGCGCTTGGCTCCATTCTTGTTCCTGTGATGAAAGATAAGGGTTACGACGCGGACTACGCAGTGAACGTCACCGTGACATCTTCCATTGCCGGCATCATCATCCCGCCTAGTCACAACATGATCATTTATGCTCTTGCAGCAGGTGCAGGTGTGGCGGGCTCCGTATCAATTTCCCAGCTGTTTCTTGCTGGTGTTGTGCCGGGTGTGTTGATGTGCCTCTGTCTTGCAGTGGCTGCTTACGTCGTTGCGGTGAAACGGGGCTACAGGGCTGAAAAGTTTCCAGGCTGGTCTGCACTCGTGATGTCATTCCTGCTTGCTACACCAGGCCTTTTGACCGCGGTCATCATTGTAGGTGGGGTTCTTTCAGGTATTTTCACCGTTACTGAATCTGGTGCATTTGGTGCGATGTACGCTTTGGTGGTTACGGTCTTTGCCTATCGCAGCCTCAGTTGGCAGGGTTTTAAAACGGCTGTTGTATCCTCCGTACGCACGACATCCATGGTGATGATCCTCATCGCCTGTGCTGGTGCTTTTGCCTATATGCTGACCTTCTACCGTGTTCCTGACAAAACTGTGGAATTGGTAACTGGCATTACTGAAAACCCAATTATGATCTTGCTGATGATCAATGTTGTGCTGCTTATTCTTGGCATGATTATGGATATGGCAGCCCTGATCCTAATTTGCACGCCGATCTTCCTGCCTGTGGCCCACAGTCTCGGTATGGACCCGTTGCAGTTCGGTATCATGATGTTGGTCAACCTCGGCTTAGGTCTTTGCACTCCGCCAGTGGGTACGTGCCTATTTGTCGGCTGTGCAGTTGGGAAGTTACCGATTGAAAAAGCGGTGAAAACGATCTGGCCGTTTTACATCGCGATTTTCGCCGCCCTCATGCTGATCACCTTCATTCCGGCAATTTCACTAACTTTGCCAAACTTACTCGAAAACTAG
- a CDS encoding TRAP transporter substrate-binding protein: protein MYKKLSAKLLGAATALSLLTGMATAADWRAWNIHNDGHPNTAAMDRFAELVNAGTKGEVSLQIFHGGVLGNQPDALEQVRIGAIEAGNFNLGPIGPIVKEANLVSLPFIFKSVPHMFRVLDGEAGEIVAKGMADAGLLPLAWFDAGARSFYAQKAIETPADVQGLKIRVMNNNLYTAMISAMGGNPSPMAFSEVQQALKTGVVDGAENNFPSFKNVGHFEVTKNYSLSEHLIIPECICVNTAKYNALSADLQAAVKEAAQKAALYQRELWSVQSKQARQDVEAAGIKVNEIADKAPFQNAMDSVYAEYLKANPDMQKLVDLAKATK from the coding sequence ATGTACAAGAAACTTTCAGCCAAATTATTAGGCGCAGCGACGGCCTTGTCATTGCTGACAGGCATGGCCACTGCTGCTGACTGGCGTGCATGGAATATCCACAACGACGGTCACCCAAACACAGCAGCGATGGATCGGTTTGCAGAGCTCGTCAATGCCGGCACTAAAGGCGAAGTTAGCCTTCAAATATTCCATGGCGGCGTTCTCGGCAATCAGCCTGACGCTTTGGAGCAGGTTCGCATTGGTGCAATCGAAGCTGGTAACTTTAACCTTGGCCCAATCGGCCCGATCGTTAAAGAAGCAAACCTTGTGTCACTGCCTTTCATCTTCAAAAGCGTCCCACACATGTTCCGCGTCCTTGACGGTGAAGCTGGTGAAATCGTAGCAAAAGGCATGGCTGACGCTGGTCTTCTACCCCTTGCCTGGTTTGATGCTGGTGCGCGTTCATTCTACGCGCAAAAAGCAATTGAAACGCCTGCAGATGTCCAAGGTCTGAAAATCAGAGTGATGAACAATAACCTGTATACAGCGATGATCTCAGCAATGGGTGGTAATCCATCACCAATGGCTTTTTCTGAAGTTCAACAAGCGCTTAAAACCGGTGTTGTTGATGGTGCGGAAAACAACTTCCCATCCTTCAAAAACGTTGGTCACTTCGAAGTCACTAAAAACTACTCACTGAGTGAGCACCTTATCATTCCTGAGTGTATTTGCGTAAACACTGCAAAATACAATGCATTGTCAGCGGACCTTCAAGCGGCTGTAAAAGAGGCAGCTCAAAAAGCCGCCCTTTACCAGCGTGAGTTGTGGTCAGTTCAGTCTAAGCAAGCTCGTCAAGACGTTGAAGCTGCAGGCATCAAAGTGAACGAAATTGCTGACAAGGCTCCATTCCAAAATGCAATGGATTCAGTTTATGCAGAATATTTAAAAGCGAACCCAGATATGCAGAAACTTGTCGATCTCGCAAAGGCGACAAAATAA
- a CDS encoding DNA methyltransferase, which translates to MKKEISENANITANSKQIDVLKEHFPNCFDKDGAFQPHKLEELVKASGSDITREGYTLNWLGKSYARLLANENVRTLLAANEEHNSKPENANSENLLIQGDNLEVLKHLKNAYREKVKMIYIDPPYNTGSDGFVYADDRKFTVEQLSQLAGIEDDEAKRILEFTQSKSNSHSAWLTFMFPRLYIARELLREDGVIFISIDDNEQAQLKLLCDEVFGEENFVGHLMWKRRVSSALDESNLSTDHEGVICYKKSEFEGFRGIAKNFKNYKNPDNDPRGDWISDNLTVGMSAAMRPNQAYDLLDPETGISYPHNPNRVWAFIPETMDRMILEGRILFPSDNSKRPMQKRFKGELKTQFNPYSTLMMNHVGLNSEATKAMQSLLTGNIFEYSKPLSLLHTLTLQVTETSDLTLDFFSGSGTTAHAVMALNSEDGGNRKCISVQLDEPTDPKSEAYKVGYNTIFEITRERIKRAATKIKEENPEAKCDFGFKEFKTISPFDGYLDEAETLEQYEAFEAEKLSEEERRQLMLTWQVYDGLPLHLELTSIQLAGYVAHQGNELLYFMDQGLELKHIVELLERIDHDKDFAPRKLIILGQLLTSKAQREISEAIHSYNNRKGIELTLDIRF; encoded by the coding sequence ATGAAAAAAGAAATATCAGAGAACGCCAACATTACGGCTAACAGCAAACAAATTGACGTGCTGAAAGAGCATTTTCCAAATTGCTTTGATAAGGATGGCGCTTTTCAACCTCATAAGTTGGAAGAACTGGTAAAGGCATCGGGCTCTGATATTACCCGTGAAGGCTATACGCTCAATTGGCTTGGCAAGTCTTATGCACGGCTTTTGGCCAACGAAAATGTCAGAACGCTACTCGCGGCCAATGAAGAGCACAATTCAAAACCGGAAAATGCAAATTCAGAAAACTTGCTCATTCAAGGTGATAATCTTGAAGTCCTGAAACACCTCAAAAACGCCTATCGTGAAAAGGTCAAGATGATCTATATCGACCCGCCTTATAACACGGGTTCGGATGGCTTTGTTTACGCAGATGATCGCAAATTCACGGTTGAGCAATTGTCACAACTGGCAGGCATTGAAGACGATGAAGCCAAACGCATATTGGAGTTCACCCAAAGCAAATCTAATAGCCATAGCGCATGGCTAACTTTCATGTTTCCAAGGCTCTATATTGCTCGCGAACTCTTGCGTGAAGATGGTGTGATTTTCATTTCAATTGATGACAATGAACAGGCACAACTCAAACTACTTTGCGATGAAGTTTTTGGGGAAGAAAATTTTGTCGGACATCTTATGTGGAAGCGTAGGGTGAGTAGTGCACTTGATGAAAGCAATTTATCAACTGACCATGAAGGAGTGATCTGTTACAAGAAATCTGAATTTGAAGGATTTCGGGGAATTGCAAAAAATTTTAAAAATTACAAAAATCCCGATAATGACCCACGTGGTGACTGGATATCGGATAATTTAACTGTAGGCATGTCAGCCGCAATGAGGCCAAATCAAGCTTATGATTTGCTCGACCCAGAAACAGGCATATCCTACCCTCATAATCCAAATAGGGTTTGGGCCTTTATACCAGAAACAATGGATCGGATGATCTTGGAAGGGCGAATACTTTTCCCCTCAGATAATTCAAAACGACCGATGCAAAAACGTTTCAAAGGGGAATTAAAAACACAATTTAACCCGTACTCCACTCTTATGATGAACCATGTTGGGCTCAATAGTGAAGCTACAAAAGCGATGCAAAGTTTGTTAACCGGTAATATTTTTGAATATTCGAAACCATTGAGCTTGCTGCATACACTAACACTTCAAGTCACAGAGACTAGTGATTTAACTCTAGATTTCTTTTCAGGCTCTGGCACCACCGCACATGCAGTGATGGCACTTAATTCAGAAGATGGGGGCAATCGCAAATGCATATCAGTACAGCTGGATGAGCCAACCGATCCAAAATCAGAAGCTTATAAGGTGGGCTATAACACCATCTTTGAAATTACCCGTGAACGCATCAAACGGGCAGCAACGAAAATAAAAGAAGAAAATCCAGAAGCTAAATGTGATTTTGGCTTCAAGGAATTCAAAACTATTTCCCCTTTTGATGGCTATCTTGATGAGGCGGAAACACTAGAACAATATGAAGCATTTGAGGCTGAAAAACTGAGTGAAGAAGAGCGTAGACAACTCATGCTCACATGGCAGGTTTATGATGGGTTGCCTTTGCATTTGGAGCTAACCTCTATTCAGCTGGCAGGCTACGTGGCGCATCAGGGCAATGAACTGCTTTACTTCATGGATCAGGGGCTTGAGCTAAAGCACATTGTTGAACTCTTGGAGCGTATTGATCACGACAAGGATTTTGCACCGCGCAAGCTGATTATATTAGGTCAATTGCTCACCAGCAAAGCACAACGCGAAATCAGTGAGGCCATTCATTCCTATAACAATCGTAAGGGCATTGAACTCACCCTTGATATCAGGTTTTAG
- a CDS encoding restriction endonuclease gives MIPDYQSLMRPVLECAEPNEVSVADVVTKLADKLNLSEVERNQLLPSGKQTTFSNRVQWARSYLKMAGLVKNPRRGFFEITDRGKEALAQSDLEINNAFLSQFEEFQAFQKRGKGPGGNNDQLPSDTTIKEVTPDEILRNAHAEINRALANELLTKIREANPAFFEQLIIDLLISMGYGGTSYNAGQALGKSGDDGIDGVIDQDPLGVDQIYLQAKRYAHGNNVGSGAMRDFFGALSLKKATKGIFVTTSKFSTSAIQTANDLGTRIVLIDGEQLSKLMIRYSIGCQSEEVLHLKKLDDGYFEAE, from the coding sequence TTGATCCCAGATTATCAAAGCTTAATGCGACCAGTTCTTGAATGTGCTGAGCCTAATGAAGTAAGTGTTGCTGACGTAGTAACTAAGCTAGCAGACAAATTAAACTTAAGTGAAGTTGAACGGAACCAGCTTTTACCAAGTGGCAAGCAAACCACATTTAGTAATAGAGTCCAATGGGCTCGAAGCTATCTTAAAATGGCTGGTTTAGTGAAAAATCCTAGGCGTGGATTTTTTGAAATAACAGACCGTGGAAAAGAAGCATTAGCTCAGTCGGATCTTGAAATAAACAACGCATTTCTTAGCCAGTTTGAGGAATTTCAAGCTTTTCAAAAACGAGGGAAAGGACCAGGAGGAAATAATGACCAGTTGCCATCGGATACAACTATAAAAGAAGTTACACCCGATGAAATACTGCGAAATGCCCACGCTGAAATAAACCGCGCACTTGCAAACGAGTTGCTAACAAAAATAAGAGAAGCTAATCCTGCATTTTTCGAGCAATTAATAATCGACCTATTGATTTCGATGGGATACGGCGGAACATCATACAATGCTGGTCAGGCACTTGGAAAATCTGGTGATGATGGGATAGATGGAGTAATCGATCAAGACCCACTGGGTGTTGACCAAATCTATTTGCAAGCCAAAAGATATGCGCATGGGAATAATGTTGGTTCTGGTGCCATGCGTGATTTTTTTGGTGCATTAAGCCTAAAGAAGGCGACAAAGGGTATTTTTGTCACAACTTCCAAATTCAGCACTTCAGCAATCCAAACGGCAAATGATCTTGGTACTCGCATTGTATTGATTGATGGTGAGCAACTAAGCAAGTTAATGATCCGCTATAGTATAGGGTGTCAAAGTGAAGAGGTTCTTCATTTGAAGAAATTAGATGATGGCTATTTCGAAGCTGAATAA
- a CDS encoding redoxin domain-containing protein, which yields MTTAKPNVGAQIAPTSFPSVAGGDNIAIGEPKDRWTMLVVYRGKHCPRCKRYLNKLNAALTSWTEVMDIVVVSADTKEKALADQAEFGWNFDLCYGMTEAQMRSLGVYVSEPLSDAETDSLFAEPGTFAIRPDGSLMLVDISNGPASRPDLEELLDGMKFNIENNRPVRGTA from the coding sequence ATGACAACTGCAAAGCCAAATGTTGGTGCCCAAATCGCACCCACTAGCTTCCCATCAGTGGCAGGCGGGGACAACATTGCAATTGGTGAACCTAAAGACCGTTGGACAATGCTGGTTGTCTATCGCGGCAAACATTGTCCGCGTTGCAAACGTTACTTGAACAAGCTCAATGCCGCTTTGACCTCATGGACCGAGGTTATGGATATTGTGGTAGTGTCTGCTGATACCAAAGAAAAAGCGCTCGCAGACCAAGCAGAATTCGGTTGGAATTTTGATCTTTGCTACGGCATGACAGAAGCTCAAATGCGTTCTTTGGGTGTTTATGTTTCTGAGCCTTTGTCGGACGCAGAAACCGACAGCCTATTTGCTGAACCAGGTACATTTGCAATTCGTCCAGATGGATCGCTCATGCTTGTTGATATCTCAAACGGCCCTGCATCACGCCCTGATTTAGAAGAGCTGCTGGATGGCATGAAATTCAACATCGAAAACAACCGCCCAGTTCGCGGCACCGCATAA
- a CDS encoding GntR family transcriptional regulator, giving the protein MRKWTEKSPRRTTTDVVFEKLHEEISSLAILPGSKLSEADIAQRFGVSRQPVRDAFNRLEHLDLLLIRPQRATEVRGFSMQRIAHARFVRLAVELEVVQRACAIWDAERAQALDENLQQQQQALSNAQADQFHLLDYYFHKLICDLGDCATAFDTIEECKNKMDRLCLLSLDRKDESATLFDDHQKLAKALKDGSVKEATTVARQHFARLDSVITDVHNKHSEYFE; this is encoded by the coding sequence ATGAGGAAATGGACTGAAAAATCGCCGAGACGCACAACAACCGATGTTGTGTTTGAAAAATTGCATGAAGAAATCTCATCACTAGCCATCCTACCCGGATCAAAATTGTCTGAAGCTGATATTGCGCAACGCTTTGGCGTTTCGCGCCAGCCTGTCCGCGATGCATTTAACCGTTTGGAACACCTCGATCTACTCCTTATCCGCCCTCAGCGGGCCACGGAAGTGCGTGGATTTTCCATGCAGAGAATTGCCCACGCACGGTTTGTTCGCCTTGCGGTGGAGCTTGAGGTCGTTCAGCGAGCCTGCGCCATCTGGGACGCGGAACGTGCTCAAGCTCTAGATGAAAATTTACAACAACAACAACAAGCCCTATCAAACGCGCAGGCGGACCAGTTTCACCTACTCGACTACTACTTTCACAAACTGATATGCGACCTTGGTGATTGCGCGACGGCATTTGATACGATTGAAGAATGTAAGAACAAGATGGACCGCTTATGCCTTCTCAGTTTGGATAGAAAAGACGAGTCTGCAACCCTTTTTGACGACCATCAAAAGCTGGCCAAAGCACTCAAGGATGGCTCGGTCAAAGAGGCAACAACCGTTGCTCGACAGCATTTCGCCCGCTTAGATAGCGTAATAACAGACGTACACAACAAACACTCGGAGTATTTTGAATGA
- a CDS encoding TRAP transporter small permease produces the protein MHKSEEPPVFLQKMNAVYDVISRVCVFLAGTAIVVMTVIFAWLVFGRYVLNDTPTWVEQVSLLLIMVIAFLGAAAGVNNNTHLSVNIFRSIVPAWLRTIFVIATDTAMMVFGGMMFWYGIQLTQFKWGTLIPLINLPEGLRSLPLTLCGLFVFLFSAGHLIRLFLGHDQREDTIE, from the coding sequence ATGCACAAATCAGAAGAACCACCGGTTTTTTTGCAAAAAATGAATGCGGTATATGATGTCATTTCTCGTGTCTGTGTTTTTTTAGCAGGCACTGCAATCGTCGTGATGACTGTGATTTTTGCATGGTTGGTATTTGGCCGTTACGTATTGAATGATACGCCAACTTGGGTAGAGCAGGTTTCCCTTCTCCTCATCATGGTCATCGCATTTTTAGGCGCAGCAGCAGGCGTCAATAATAATACGCACTTGTCCGTCAACATTTTCCGCAGCATCGTACCCGCTTGGTTGCGCACCATATTTGTCATCGCAACCGATACAGCCATGATGGTCTTTGGTGGCATGATGTTTTGGTACGGTATTCAACTTACCCAATTTAAATGGGGCACACTTATCCCGTTGATCAATCTCCCAGAAGGACTGCGATCACTACCACTGACACTTTGTGGGTTGTTTGTTTTCTTATTTTCCGCTGGCCACCTGATCCGCTTGTTTCTTGGGCATGATCAGCGTGAAGACACTATTGAGTAG